One Baekduia alba genomic window, GACGACGACTACCTCCTCGTGCTCGACGACGGGCGCGAGCTGCGCGGCGACCAGCTGCTCGTCGCCACCGGCCGGCGCCCGCGGGTCGCCGACGTCGGCCTGGAGACCGTGGGCGTCGCGCCCGACCCGCACGGGGTCGCCGTCGACCCGCACATGCGCGTGAGCGAGCAGCTGTGGGCGCTCGGCGACGTCGTCGGGATCTGGCCGACCACGCACGTCGGCAAGTACCAGGGCGAGATCGTGGCCGCCAACGTCCTGGGCGAGTCGCGGACCGCCAACTACGACGCGGTCCCGCGCGTGGTGTACACCGACCCGCAGGCCGCGGCGGTCGGCGCCACCGAGGCGCCGTTCAGCGCGACGGCCGCGCTGAACGCCATCGCCAAGACCGAGACCTACACGCGGGCCTACGCCGAGTCGAACGGCTACCTGACGCTGCTCAGCGACGGCGAGCGGCTGACCGGCGCCCACGCGCTCGGCCCGGAGGCCGGCGAGTGGCTGCAGCAGGCGACGCTGGCCATCCGCGCCGGCGTGCCGCTCGACGTCCTGCGCGACACCATCCAGCCGTTCCCGACGTTCTCGGAGATCTACGTCGGCGCGCTCGCCGCGCTGCGCACCGCCGCCGCCGCTAGGGGTTGAGCACCGGCGCGAGCGTCGCGCCGGCGAGCGCGATCGCGTCGAGGTCGTGGACGTCCGGCATCGAGAACGTCACGCCCTCGATCCCGACGTCGCGGAGGGCTCCGACGCGCTCGAGCAGCTGGTCGGGCGTGCCGGCGAACGTGTTGGCGATCCGGTCGGCCGGCAGGCCGGCGTCGCGCATCCCCTGGACCTTGGCCTTCACGCCTTCCTCGGTCTCGGCGACCGCGAGGCTCATCATCGCGGTCTTGGTGATCTCGGCCGGGTCGCGGCCGACGGTCTCGCAGTGCCCCGCGAGGACGCCGAGGAGGTGCTCGGCCCGCTCGGCGTCGCCGAAGAGGTTGCAGCCGTCGGCGTACTGGGCGACCATCCGCAGGGTCTTCTTCTCGCCGCTGCCGCCGACGAGGATCGGGATGTCGCCGCGCAGCGGCTTCGGGTTGTTGTAGGCGTCGGCGACGGAGTGGCGGTCACCGGCGACGGTCGCCTGCCCCTGGGTGAACATCGCGCGCGCGATCTTCAGGTGGTCCTCGAGGCGCTCGAAGCGCTCCTTCAGCGACGGGAACGCGTAGCCGTAGGCGTCGTGCTCGGCCTCGAACCAGCCGGCGCCGATGCCGTGGAAGGCGCGGCCGCCCGAGATGATGTCCAACGTCGTCGTGATCTTCGCGTGCTGGGCGGGGTTGCGGTACGTCACGCCACCGACGAGCAGGCCCAGGTTGATGGTCTTGGTCCGCGCGGCGATGCCGGCCAGCATCGTGTTGCCCTCGAACATCCAGTTCTGCGGTGGCCCGACGGGCGGGATCTGGTGGTAGTGGTCCATCAGCGTCACCGCCGAGCAGCCCGCGGCCTCCGCCGCCGTCGCGATGTCCACCAGCTTGTCGAACACGGCCTCGGGTCCGATTCCGGGGTAGTTGAAGTTCGGCAGGTGGAGGTCGAGCTGGACAGGAGCGCGCATGGCCTGACCGTACCCCGCGACGCCCGACCCGTCCCACCCGGTAGAACTCCCGCCCTATGCACGAGCGACTTGGCATCGTCGGCAGCGGCGCGATCGCCTGTGGGCTGGCGGCCGCGGCCGCCCGGCACGGTGAGGTCGTCCTCTGGGCGCGGTCCGACGGTTCGGCCCAGCGCGCGCGGGCGGCCGTCGAGAAGGCGTGCGGGAAGCTCAGCGGCGAGGTCAACGCCGAGCACGTCTCGATCGTGCAGGACCTCGACGCGCTGGGCGGCGTGACCGCCGTCGTCGAGGCGGTCGTCGAGGACGTCGCCGCCAAGGCGCAGCTGTGGGGCGCGCTCGGCCAGGTCGTCGACGACGGCGCGCTGCTCGGCTCGACCACCTCGTCGCTCTCGGTCGCCGACCTCGCGCAGGCCAGCGGCGCGCCCGAGCGCTTCGTCGGCCTCCACGTCTTCAACCCGGTCCCGAAGATGAAGCTCGTCGAGCTCGCGTTCCCGGCGGAGGCCTCGGAGGACACGCGCGCGCGGTCGGTCGCGTTGTGCGAGGGGTTGGGCAAGACCGCGGTCGTCGTGCCCGACATCCCCGGCTTCGTCGTCAACCGGCTGCTGTTCCCCTACCTCTTCAGCGCCGTCGCGCTGCAGGAGGAGACCGGCCTGCCCGCCGAGTCCATCGACACCTGCATGCAGCTCGGCGCCGGCCACCCGATGGGGCCGCTGGCGCTCCTGGACTTCGTCGGCCTCGACGTCGCCCAGGCGATCGGCGACGCGATCGGCTCCGCGGTCCCGGCGTCGCTCACCGCGCTGGTCGACGACGGCAGGCTCGGCCGCAAGTCCGGCGCCGGCTTCTACGCGTACGACTGAACGCCCAGCAGCGTCCGCGCGGCCTCGACCAGGACGTCGACCAGCGCGGTCGCGCTCGCCGGCCGCGGCCCTTCGGGCACGGTGATCGCGCACAGCGTGCGCGACGGCGGGTCGTCGCCGGCGATCGGGCGCGCGACCACGCGGTCCTGACCCGTCAGCGCCAGGTACGGCACCAGCGCCACGCCGGCGCCCGCGGCGACGAAGCCCTGCACGGCGCCGTAGTCGGCGCTGGAGAACACGACCTCGGGCTCGAAGCCCGCGGCCGCGCACGCCCCGCGCACGAGGCCCGCGCAGAACGCGGTCGGCGCGACCCACGGCTCGGCCGCCAGCGACGCCAGCTCGATCGGGCCCTCGCCGACCAGCGGGTGACCCACGGGCAGCACGACCCACAGCGGGTCCTCGGCGACGACCGTCCGCGCCAGCCCGTCGAGCACCTCGACGCCGTTGGGCTCGAAGACCACCGCGACGTCGCAGGCGCCGGCCCGCACGGCGGCGACCGCCGGGACCGGGTCCTCCTCGGCCAGGTGCAGCTCGACGTCGGGGAAGCGCTCGCGGTAGCGCGACACCGCCGCCGGCACCAGCGCGGTCCAGGACGACTCGAACGCCGCCAGCCGCACCAACCCGCCGCGCAGCCGGGCGAGCTCGTCGAGCTCGGCGCGCGCCGCCGCGAGCTGGCCGAGGACGATCGCGGCGTGCCGGTCCAGGACCGCGCCCGCCTGCGTCAGCCGGGCGCCGCGCGCGCCGCGCTCGACCAGCACGGCGCCGACCTCGCGCTCGAGCGCCGCGACCTGCTGCGAGATCGCCGACGGCGTGTACTGGAGCTCGACGGCGGCCGCGGCGAACGAGCCGTGCTCGGCGACGGCGCGCAGGACGCGCAGGCGGCGGACGTCGGGCTCGGGCATGAAGCGCAGCTTACGTTAGCCGTCAACAACAACAGTCGCGCTTGGCTCAGGACTCCGGCAGGGTCCCGGCCCATGCGGATTCACGCCATCCCCCACTCCACGAACGTCCACCGCGTCGCGCTCGCGCTCGGCCTCAAGGGCGTCGCGGTCGACGCGTGGGTCCAGCACGCGCCCGACGACCGCGCGGCCATCCGCGCCGTCTCCGGCCAGGATCTCGTCCCGGTGGTCGAGACCGACGACGGCCGGATCCTCACCGACTCGATGTCGATCGTCGCGTGGATCGACGCGACCTGGCCCGAGCCGGCCCGGCTGTATCCAGAGGATCCCGCCCTGCGCGCCCAGATCGACGCCTTCATCACGTTCTTCAACGTCGTGTGGAAGCTTCCGCCGAACGCGATCGAGGCCGAGCGGCGCAGAGCGCGGCCCGACGCGGCGCGGATCGCGGCCTGGGTGGCTCAGCTGCAAGGCTGGCAGCACGGCTTCGAGGGGCTGCTGCACGGCCGGCCCTACCTGTTCGGGACCGACGGCCCGAGCGCCGCCGACATCTGCGCCTATCCGTTCCTGCGCTTCACGACCTCGTCGGACCCCGACGACGACGACCTCTTCCACGGCGTGCTGTTGGAGCACCTGCCCGGCGACTTCCCGGACCTCGCCGCGTGGATCGCGCGAATGGCTCGACTCCCGCTGTCCTAGAAATCGAACCGGCCCGCCTAGAGGAGGGCTCCTCAGCCGGACGAGCGCCACGGCCCCCAAAATCGAACCGGCCCGCCTAGAGGAGGGCTCCTCAGCCGGACGAGCGCCACGGCCCCCAAAATCGAACCGGCCCGCCTAGAGGAGGGCTCCTCAGCCGGACGAGCGCCAGGCCCCCCAAAATCGAACCGGCCCGCCTGAGGAGCGGGCCGGATCGTGCTTCTGGGAGGAGGTGCACGTGCGAGTACGTTCGCGAGAGCGATTCTCTGCCCGCTTCCTGAAGCCGCCCTAAAAGTTGACTTCAGATTGACCAAGAGCAGACGCTCCGGGCGGTCGGGCCCACAGGAGAGGGCCCAACCGCCCGTAAGGCGTGCAGGTGGACCCACCCCGGTCCGACCTGTACCACTCGCGCCGCCCCACCGTCCCACGGGAGAGCCGACGCAGAACCCCGCTCCGTCCGTCCACTTCGCGGGGGCCGTTCCAGAAGCTCCCAACGCACGCCGCGCGCGGAACTTGCGCCTACCGCGAGCGCGCTCAGGCGTTGCGTTGTTCGTCGCCGGACACCGCGCCCTGCTGAGCGCGGCGCTCGCGGATGCGGACGGCCTCGATGCGGTTCTCGCGCACCGACTCCACGCGGATCGAGTAGCCGTCGGCGGTGATCTGGTCGCCGCGCTTGGGCAACCGACCGAGCTCGGCGAAGACGAAGCCGCCGACCGAGTTGTAGGCGTCGGTGTCGATCGGCAGCTCGACGCCGTAGTCGAGCAGGTCGGTGACCGCGACGTGGCCCCGGACGAACCAGTCGCCGTTGGCCAGGCGCCGGATCTCGCCGCCCGCCGGGTCGGTCTCGTCGTCGATCTCGCCGACGACCTCCTCGATGATGTCCTCGACGGTGACGATGCCGACGACGCGGCCGTACTCGTCCACGACCACGGCCATCGACGAGCGCTGGCGCTGCAGGTCGGCGAGCAGGTCGTCCAGCGGCTTGGTCTCCGGGACGATCACGGCCTCGCGGACGAGCGGGCCGATCGACGCGTTCGGGCCCTCGGCCATCAGCGCCCGGGCCAGCGAGTTGGAGTGCACGATGCCGCGCACGCGGTCGCGGTTCTCGTCCTCGGTCACGACGAGCCGCGTGTGGCCGGAGGAGATGCAGCGGCGCAGCGCGGTCTCGACGTCCTCGCTCACGTCGACGGTGACGACCGCCGGGATCGGCGTCATCACCTGGCGCGCCTCCTGCTCGTGCAGGTGGAAGACGCCGGTGAGCATGCCGGCCTCGCCCGGGTCGAGCTTGCCGCCGGCGCGCGCCTGGCCGATCAGGATCCGCAGCTCCTCGGGCGTCGCGCCCTCCTCGGACGCGGCCTCCGGGTCGACGCGCAGCAGCCGCAGGATCGCGTTGGACACCATGTTCAGCAGCGAGATGAACGGCTTCATCCCGGTGTCGAAAGCCTTCAGCGGCCGCGCCACGAGGATCGCGATCCGATCCGGGTGGATGATCGAGTAGATCTTCGGCACCTGCTCGCCGAGCACGACGTGCGTGCCCGTGACGATGATGTACGCGATCGCGACCGAGATCCCGATCTTGACGTTGTGCGAGAAGCTGCCGAACAGCGGCTCGAAGATCGTCGCGATCGCCGGCTCGCCGAGGAAGCCGATACCCAGCGAGGCGAGCGTGATGCCGAACTGGCAGGCGCTCAGGTACTCGTTGAGGTCGTCGTGCAGCGCGAGCGCGCGGCGGGCGCCGGCGCTGCCCTCGTCGGCCTGGTCCTGCAGCGAGGAACGGCGTGAACGGACCAGCCCGAACTCCGCCGCGACGAAGAAGCCGTTGATGGCGATGAGCACCATCACCGCTAGGAGCAGGAGGGCGGTCACGCGGTGAGGCCGGGTCCGAGCCCGGCGCTACTTCGAGAAGGGTCGTCGTTCATGGAGCGACGCGCAGAACGGTACCAGCGTCGCGGTGGTCCCACGACACGGGCACCGCCACGCGCCGCCGCGCCTAGCCGCCGGGCAGCGCGTCGATCGTGGCCGCGAGGTCGAAGTCGGCCCGCGTCAGGCCGCCCGCGCTGTGGTTGGTCACGCTCAGGCGGACCTTGTTCCAGCCGTGGATCAGGATGTCGGGATGGTGGTTGGCGGCCTCGGCCTCCTGCCCCACCGCGTTGACCCAGGCCAGCGCGGCGGCGAAGTCGGCGAGCTCGCGCTCGCGGACGATCGCGTCGCCGTCGCGGGTCCAGCCGTCCAGATCGGCCAGCCGCGCGTCGATGTCGGGGTCCGTCAGCAGGTCTGCCATATCCTCGCCTCCAAGATGCGGATCGTGAGCCTCGTGCCCCACGCTACCGAGCTGCTCTTCGCGCTCGGCCTCGGCGACAGCGTCGTCGGCGTCACCCACGAATGCGACTACCCGCCGGCGACGGCGGAGCTGCCGCGGATCACGCGCGACGTCCTGCCCGCCGGGCTGAGCGCCGCCGAGATCGACGCGGCGGTCCGCGAGCGCACCGAGAAGGGCGACGCGATCTACGCGCTGGACGAGGACCTGCTCGCCGACCTCGCGCCGGACCTCATCGTCACCCAGGAGCTGTGCCCGGTGTGCGCGGTCTCCTACGACGAGGTCAAGGAAGTCGCGCAGAAGCTCGACCCGTGCCCTGAGGTCATCGCGCTGGACCCCAAGACGTTCGGCGAGACGATGGGCGACATCCGGACGCTGGCGCAGGCGACCGACAGCCGCGACGCCGCGCTGGACCTCGTCACCCGCCAGCGCGCTCGCGTCGACCGGGTCCGGCTCGCGGTCCGCGGCGCCAAGCGGCGCTCGGTCGTCGCGATCGAGTGGTTCGACCCGGTCTTCGTCGCCGGCCACTGGACGCCGCAGCTGATCGAGCTGGCCGGCGGCAGCGACCTGCTGGGCTTCGCCGGCGAGCACTCCGAGCAGCTGCCGTGGGAGGCGGTCGCGGCCGCCCAGCCCGACGTCGTGCTCTGCATCCCCTGCGGCTACGACGGCCCGCGCGCGCTCGCCGAGGCCGAGCAGTTCACGGAGGACCTGCGGCGCGTCGGCGCGGCGGAGACGATCGCGCTGGACGCCGCCGCCTACTTCTCGCGCCCCGGCCCGCGGCTGGTCGACGGGCTGGAGACGCTGGCCCACGCGCTGCACCCCGAGCGCGTGCCCGAGGCGCCGGGCCGGGTGCACCGCGTCATGTTGTAGGCCCTACAACTTGTAGTTGTGGATGTCGCCGCTGATGGCGATCGCGCCGAGCACGGCCGCCACGGCGATGACGCCGCAGGCGGCGTAGCCCAGCCACGGCTGCCGCATCCGGTCGGCCTGGTGGAACGCCAGGCCCGCCAGCGCGCCCGCGATCAGCCCTGCGATGTGCGCGCCGACCGCGATGTTGAACGACGGGATGAAGCCGATGACCAGGTTGATGAGGATCAGCCCGCCCAGCCCGCCGGCGAACGCGTCGTGGCCGCGGCGGAACTGCTCGACCGCGAGCACGGCCATGAGGCCGAAGACCGCGCCCGACGCGCCGACGATGACGGCGGTCGTCGTCTGCACCAGGCCGCCGAACGAGCCGGCCAGCAGCGCCGTGAAGTAGACCGTCGCGAAGCGCGCCGACCCCATCACCGGCTCGAGCTGGCGGCCGAGGATCCACAGCAGGTACATGTTGAACCCGATGTGGAAGATGCCGGCGTGCAGGAACCCGCTGGTGACCAGGCGCCAGTAGTCGTGGCCGAAGTGGATCGTCGTGAAGCCCTGCAGCGCGAAGTGCTGGTAGATCCAGCCGGTGCCGGAGGACTGCACGCCGATCCCGCTGCCCGAGGCCAGGAACAGCACCA contains:
- a CDS encoding LLM class F420-dependent oxidoreductase codes for the protein MRAPVQLDLHLPNFNYPGIGPEAVFDKLVDIATAAEAAGCSAVTLMDHYHQIPPVGPPQNWMFEGNTMLAGIAARTKTINLGLLVGGVTYRNPAQHAKITTTLDIISGGRAFHGIGAGWFEAEHDAYGYAFPSLKERFERLEDHLKIARAMFTQGQATVAGDRHSVADAYNNPKPLRGDIPILVGGSGEKKTLRMVAQYADGCNLFGDAERAEHLLGVLAGHCETVGRDPAEITKTAMMSLAVAETEEGVKAKVQGMRDAGLPADRIANTFAGTPDQLLERVGALRDVGIEGVTFSMPDVHDLDAIALAGATLAPVLNP
- a CDS encoding 3-hydroxyacyl-CoA dehydrogenase family protein; this encodes MHERLGIVGSGAIACGLAAAAARHGEVVLWARSDGSAQRARAAVEKACGKLSGEVNAEHVSIVQDLDALGGVTAVVEAVVEDVAAKAQLWGALGQVVDDGALLGSTTSSLSVADLAQASGAPERFVGLHVFNPVPKMKLVELAFPAEASEDTRARSVALCEGLGKTAVVVPDIPGFVVNRLLFPYLFSAVALQEETGLPAESIDTCMQLGAGHPMGPLALLDFVGLDVAQAIGDAIGSAVPASLTALVDDGRLGRKSGAGFYAYD
- a CDS encoding LysR family transcriptional regulator; this translates as MPEPDVRRLRVLRAVAEHGSFAAAAVELQYTPSAISQQVAALEREVGAVLVERGARGARLTQAGAVLDRHAAIVLGQLAAARAELDELARLRGGLVRLAAFESSWTALVPAAVSRYRERFPDVELHLAEEDPVPAVAAVRAGACDVAVVFEPNGVEVLDGLARTVVAEDPLWVVLPVGHPLVGEGPIELASLAAEPWVAPTAFCAGLVRGACAAAGFEPEVVFSSADYGAVQGFVAAGAGVALVPYLALTGQDRVVARPIAGDDPPSRTLCAITVPEGPRPASATALVDVLVEAARTLLGVQSYA
- a CDS encoding glutathione S-transferase family protein, with translation MRIHAIPHSTNVHRVALALGLKGVAVDAWVQHAPDDRAAIRAVSGQDLVPVVETDDGRILTDSMSIVAWIDATWPEPARLYPEDPALRAQIDAFITFFNVVWKLPPNAIEAERRRARPDAARIAAWVAQLQGWQHGFEGLLHGRPYLFGTDGPSAADICAYPFLRFTTSSDPDDDDLFHGVLLEHLPGDFPDLAAWIARMARLPLS
- a CDS encoding hemolysin family protein; its protein translation is MTALLLLAVMVLIAINGFFVAAEFGLVRSRRSSLQDQADEGSAGARRALALHDDLNEYLSACQFGITLASLGIGFLGEPAIATIFEPLFGSFSHNVKIGISVAIAYIIVTGTHVVLGEQVPKIYSIIHPDRIAILVARPLKAFDTGMKPFISLLNMVSNAILRLLRVDPEAASEEGATPEELRILIGQARAGGKLDPGEAGMLTGVFHLHEQEARQVMTPIPAVVTVDVSEDVETALRRCISSGHTRLVVTEDENRDRVRGIVHSNSLARALMAEGPNASIGPLVREAVIVPETKPLDDLLADLQRQRSSMAVVVDEYGRVVGIVTVEDIIEEVVGEIDDETDPAGGEIRRLANGDWFVRGHVAVTDLLDYGVELPIDTDAYNSVGGFVFAELGRLPKRGDQITADGYSIRVESVRENRIEAVRIRERRAQQGAVSGDEQRNA
- a CDS encoding 4a-hydroxytetrahydrobiopterin dehydratase yields the protein MADLLTDPDIDARLADLDGWTRDGDAIVRERELADFAAALAWVNAVGQEAEAANHHPDILIHGWNKVRLSVTNHSAGGLTRADFDLAATIDALPGG
- a CDS encoding cobalamin-binding protein, which translates into the protein MRIVSLVPHATELLFALGLGDSVVGVTHECDYPPATAELPRITRDVLPAGLSAAEIDAAVRERTEKGDAIYALDEDLLADLAPDLIVTQELCPVCAVSYDEVKEVAQKLDPCPEVIALDPKTFGETMGDIRTLAQATDSRDAALDLVTRQRARVDRVRLAVRGAKRRSVVAIEWFDPVFVAGHWTPQLIELAGGSDLLGFAGEHSEQLPWEAVAAAQPDVVLCIPCGYDGPRALAEAEQFTEDLRRVGAAETIALDAAAYFSRPGPRLVDGLETLAHALHPERVPEAPGRVHRVML
- a CDS encoding rhomboid family intramembrane serine protease produces the protein MATCYRHPNRETGVSCSNCGRPICPDCMTPTSVGMRCPECAKQKTKVRTAAQIRARSDNPVVTTTIIITCVVLFLASGSGIGVQSSGTGWIYQHFALQGFTTIHFGHDYWRLVTSGFLHAGIFHIGFNMYLLWILGRQLEPVMGSARFATVYFTALLAGSFGGLVQTTTAVIVGASGAVFGLMAVLAVEQFRRGHDAFAGGLGGLILINLVIGFIPSFNIAVGAHIAGLIAGALAGLAFHQADRMRQPWLGYAACGVIAVAAVLGAIAISGDIHNYKL